One segment of Pseudobythopirellula maris DNA contains the following:
- a CDS encoding glycoside hydrolase family 5 protein → MNSRFLALPWLAVSLCLLSASALCETQPSHSSAGLPPRLKVEGNQIVTATGEPLRLRGVNIAGFEWSSDGDRGRIPESVRVAIEEWRVNHIRLPLCQDRWFGQAPEQSDGGQGYREQIGRVVQQCARRGVYLIADLHWSNAGQPGKRIGQHTMPDEGSLRFWREFATEYANHPAVLFDLYNEPHDVSWDVWRHGGEVTESLERFGSDKTQTFQAVGMQILIDAVRHTGAKNICVIGGLDWSYDLTGVIDGDPLDDPTGDGVVYACHAYPFKGDTVDEWAAKISAAARELPVIVSEFGSDSKRRGRWRDGPPEAPTEVPQNDTGMTDYEWNAAMLRTLDELDLPWTAWVLHPNAHPQMLSGWDYAPTPWFGAVVKASLRGEPAPPAPGPEAFAPSPSR, encoded by the coding sequence ATGAATTCCCGTTTTTTAGCGTTGCCTTGGCTTGCAGTGAGTCTCTGCCTGCTGTCCGCGTCTGCTTTGTGCGAGACTCAGCCCTCCCACTCCTCGGCAGGGCTCCCGCCGCGACTAAAGGTAGAGGGCAACCAGATCGTCACCGCAACCGGCGAGCCGCTGCGGCTGCGCGGCGTGAACATCGCCGGGTTCGAGTGGTCGAGCGACGGCGATCGGGGCCGCATCCCCGAGTCGGTACGCGTGGCGATTGAAGAATGGCGTGTGAACCACATCCGCCTGCCCCTCTGCCAAGACCGCTGGTTCGGGCAGGCGCCCGAGCAATCCGATGGCGGCCAGGGCTACCGCGAGCAAATCGGCCGGGTGGTCCAGCAGTGCGCGCGACGCGGCGTGTACCTCATCGCCGACCTGCACTGGTCCAACGCCGGCCAACCCGGCAAGCGGATCGGCCAACACACGATGCCGGACGAGGGGAGTCTGCGATTCTGGCGCGAGTTCGCTACGGAATACGCGAACCACCCCGCCGTGCTCTTCGACCTCTACAACGAGCCGCACGACGTGTCGTGGGATGTCTGGCGCCACGGCGGCGAAGTGACCGAATCGCTCGAGCGTTTCGGGTCGGATAAGACCCAAACCTTCCAGGCGGTCGGAATGCAAATACTGATCGACGCGGTCCGTCACACCGGCGCCAAGAACATCTGTGTCATCGGCGGACTCGATTGGAGCTACGACCTGACGGGGGTGATCGACGGAGACCCGCTCGATGACCCCACCGGCGACGGCGTCGTTTACGCCTGCCACGCCTACCCGTTCAAGGGCGACACGGTCGACGAATGGGCCGCCAAGATTTCCGCCGCCGCACGGGAGTTGCCAGTGATTGTCAGCGAGTTCGGCTCCGATTCGAAGAGGCGGGGCCGCTGGCGCGACGGGCCGCCCGAGGCGCCAACCGAGGTCCCACAGAACGACACGGGCATGACCGACTACGAGTGGAACGCCGCCATGCTACGCACGCTCGACGAGCTCGACCTTCCCTGGACCGCCTGGGTGCTGCACCCGAACGCCCACCCGCAGATGCTCTCCGGCTGGGACTACGCCCCTACGCCGTGGTTCGGCGCCGTTGTGAAGGCAAGCCTACGTGGCGAGCCAGCGCCACCGGCGCCGGGACCCGAGGCCTTTGCGCCGAGCCCAAGTCGCTGA
- the atpC gene encoding ATP synthase F1 subunit epsilon, which translates to MSEQDLSSSPAPGLIRVTVVTPEATVLEADGDSLVLPLFDGEIGVLANHAPMIGRLGYGELRLKWGSDLTRLYVDGGFVQVADNLVSVMTDRALPVDQVDAAAAQAKLDEALSRKASGSDEIELRDKAVMRARGQIRVAAKS; encoded by the coding sequence ATGTCAGAACAAGACCTCAGCTCCAGCCCCGCCCCCGGCCTGATACGCGTGACCGTGGTCACGCCCGAGGCGACCGTGCTCGAGGCCGACGGCGATTCGCTCGTGCTGCCTCTGTTCGACGGCGAGATCGGCGTGCTGGCCAACCACGCCCCGATGATCGGGCGCCTGGGCTACGGCGAGCTCCGCCTGAAGTGGGGCTCCGATCTCACTCGCCTCTACGTCGACGGCGGGTTTGTCCAAGTGGCCGACAACCTCGTGTCGGTCATGACCGACCGGGCGTTGCCGGTCGACCAGGTCGACGCCGCCGCCGCCCAAGCAAAGCTGGACGAGGCGCTCTCTCGCAAGGCGTCGGGCTCCGACGAGATCGAGCTCCGCGACAAAGCGGTGATGCGGGCCCGCGGCCAGATCCGCGTGGCGGCGAAGAGCTGA
- the atpA gene encoding F0F1 ATP synthase subunit alpha: MKFNSDEIASVIQQEIANYDAQIDVREVGRVLEVGDGIARVYGLSGVMAGEMVEFASGVTGLAFNLEESSVGVIILGDYLAISEGEEVKSTGQLLSVPVGDELLGRVVGPLGEPLDGKGPINTSKRRPMEVIATGIAERQPVHEPLQTGIKAIDAMTPIGRGQRQLIIGDRKTGKTAVAIDAIINQKHSGVKCFYVAVGQKESTVAGIIEKLRDSGAMDYTTVIVAGASDPAPLQYVAPYAGTAMAEEYMFNGGHALVVYDDLSKQAVAYRELSLLMRRPPGREAFPGDVFYCHSRLLERSSKLSAELGGGSITSLPIIETLEGEVSAYIPTNVISITDGQIYLQPDLFFAGVKPAMNAGISVSRVGGAAQIKAMKKVAGGLRLDLAAFRELEAFAQMGTELDPETQAKLDRGYRMVELLKQGQYEPLETVDEVLLIYAGTQGHLDDVAVEEVGAFEKQFVTFMHDQKPEIRQAIIDTKDLSDDLKETINAAIAEFKTQFKSD; encoded by the coding sequence ATGAAGTTCAATAGCGACGAGATCGCCTCGGTCATCCAGCAGGAGATCGCCAACTACGACGCCCAGATCGACGTCCGCGAGGTCGGCCGCGTGCTGGAAGTCGGCGACGGCATCGCCCGCGTCTACGGCCTGAGTGGCGTTATGGCCGGCGAGATGGTCGAGTTCGCCAGCGGCGTGACGGGCCTGGCGTTCAACCTCGAAGAGAGCTCGGTCGGCGTCATCATCCTGGGCGACTACCTGGCCATCTCCGAGGGCGAAGAGGTTAAGAGCACCGGCCAGCTCCTTAGCGTGCCGGTCGGCGACGAGCTCTTGGGCCGCGTGGTCGGCCCGCTCGGCGAGCCGCTCGACGGCAAGGGCCCGATCAACACTTCCAAGCGGCGCCCGATGGAAGTGATCGCCACGGGCATCGCCGAGCGTCAGCCCGTGCACGAGCCGCTGCAGACCGGCATCAAGGCGATCGACGCGATGACGCCGATCGGCCGCGGCCAGCGTCAGCTGATCATCGGCGACCGCAAGACCGGCAAGACCGCCGTGGCGATCGACGCGATCATCAACCAGAAGCACTCCGGCGTGAAGTGCTTCTACGTCGCGGTCGGCCAGAAGGAATCGACCGTCGCCGGCATCATCGAGAAGCTCCGCGACAGCGGCGCGATGGACTACACCACGGTGATCGTGGCCGGCGCCAGCGACCCGGCGCCGCTGCAGTACGTGGCCCCGTACGCCGGCACGGCGATGGCCGAAGAGTACATGTTCAACGGCGGCCACGCCTTGGTCGTTTACGACGACCTTTCGAAGCAGGCCGTCGCCTACCGCGAGTTGTCGCTGCTGATGCGGCGCCCGCCGGGTCGCGAGGCCTTCCCGGGCGACGTGTTCTACTGCCACAGCCGCCTGCTGGAGCGCTCCTCGAAGCTCTCCGCCGAGCTCGGTGGAGGCTCGATCACCTCGCTGCCGATCATCGAGACGCTCGAGGGCGAGGTTTCGGCCTACATCCCGACGAACGTCATCTCGATCACCGACGGCCAGATCTACCTGCAACCGGACCTGTTCTTTGCGGGCGTCAAGCCGGCCATGAACGCCGGCATCTCGGTGTCGCGCGTCGGCGGCGCCGCCCAGATCAAGGCGATGAAGAAGGTGGCCGGCGGTCTGCGACTCGACTTGGCGGCGTTCCGCGAGCTCGAGGCGTTCGCCCAGATGGGCACCGAGCTCGACCCGGAGACCCAGGCCAAACTCGACCGTGGTTACCGGATGGTCGAATTGCTGAAGCAGGGCCAGTACGAGCCGCTCGAGACGGTCGACGAGGTCCTCTTGATCTACGCCGGCACCCAGGGCCACCTGGACGACGTGGCGGTCGAGGAAGTGGGCGCCTTCGAGAAGCAGTTCGTCACGTTCATGCACGACCAGAAGCCGGAGATCCGCCAAGCGATCATCGACACGAAGGACCTCAGCGACGATCTCAAAGAGACGATCAACGCGGCGATCGCCGAGTTCAAGACCCAGTTCAAGAGCGACTGA
- a CDS encoding efflux RND transporter periplasmic adaptor subunit, translated as MTFLAAGSGCAKNEYAPPPPPEVTVATPVEKTLRRTLSFTGTTSPIERVEIRARVSGFVDRADFVDGSDVKAGDLLYVIDPRPFEAKVRQAEASQQLAEARLESANAEVVRARSEANNAEAQLARGERAAQGGAVTEGELDDLRTARDAAFAAGHAAQAMVASAEAEIAAAKAQVEQTRLDLGYTQVVTPIDGRVGESLVDVGNLVGTSEPTHLTTVVRYDPIYAYFTISEAQLLKWIGDKQAGDAVDNPARQATGNFPLQLSLGNEEGYPHDGVLDYADLSVDQSSGTFLVRGRFENPERTIPPGAFVRIRAELEEKPAMLVDERAVGRDQGGAYVLVVVEQDGKQVVDRRNVTLGESHEGMQVIETGLQPSERVVVNGLQRARPGAVVRPRVAAAQTAAGAPGDQTPGDPMPGDPAAGEHEAGEQDAGESAPQPAAQ; from the coding sequence GTGACCTTCTTAGCCGCTGGCTCGGGCTGCGCGAAGAACGAGTACGCCCCGCCGCCCCCTCCCGAGGTGACCGTCGCAACACCGGTCGAAAAGACACTGCGACGGACGCTCAGTTTTACCGGCACGACATCGCCGATCGAGCGTGTTGAGATCCGCGCACGGGTGAGCGGCTTCGTCGATCGCGCCGACTTCGTCGACGGTTCCGACGTCAAGGCGGGCGACTTGCTTTACGTGATCGACCCGCGCCCCTTCGAGGCAAAGGTGCGTCAGGCCGAGGCGTCGCAGCAGTTGGCCGAGGCCCGCCTCGAGAGCGCCAACGCCGAGGTGGTGCGGGCCCGCTCCGAGGCGAACAACGCCGAGGCACAACTCGCCCGCGGCGAACGCGCCGCCCAAGGGGGCGCCGTCACCGAAGGCGAACTCGACGACCTGCGCACCGCCCGCGACGCTGCTTTCGCCGCGGGCCACGCGGCGCAAGCGATGGTCGCCTCGGCCGAAGCCGAGATCGCCGCGGCCAAGGCGCAGGTCGAGCAAACTCGCCTAGATTTGGGATACACACAGGTCGTTACCCCGATCGACGGCCGGGTGGGCGAATCGCTGGTTGACGTCGGCAACCTGGTCGGCACGTCGGAGCCAACGCACCTGACCACGGTGGTCCGCTACGACCCGATCTACGCCTACTTCACGATCAGCGAGGCGCAGCTGCTCAAGTGGATCGGCGACAAGCAGGCGGGCGACGCGGTCGACAACCCGGCGCGTCAAGCCACGGGCAACTTTCCCCTGCAGCTGAGCCTGGGCAACGAAGAGGGCTATCCGCACGACGGAGTGCTCGACTACGCCGACCTGTCGGTCGATCAGTCGAGCGGCACCTTCCTGGTGCGTGGTCGGTTCGAAAACCCCGAAAGAACGATCCCGCCGGGAGCGTTCGTGCGGATCCGGGCCGAGCTCGAAGAGAAGCCCGCCATGCTCGTTGACGAGCGCGCGGTGGGACGCGACCAGGGGGGCGCTTACGTCCTTGTGGTCGTCGAGCAAGACGGCAAGCAGGTCGTCGACCGACGCAACGTCACCTTGGGTGAGTCGCACGAGGGCATGCAGGTCATCGAGACGGGGCTGCAGCCGTCCGAGCGGGTGGTGGTGAACGGCCTGCAGCGGGCACGCCCCGGAGCGGTGGTCCGGCCTCGCGTGGCCGCCGCGCAAACGGCTGCCGGCGCCCCTGGCGACCAGACTCCTGGCGACCCGATGCCTGGTGACCCTGCTGCTGGGGAACACGAAGCCGGTGAACAAGACGCCGGTGAATCGGCCCCGCAGCCCGCCGCGCAGTAA
- the pyrF gene encoding orotidine-5'-phosphate decarboxylase, whose translation MPHFMDALAAAVRAKRSPLMVGLDPRLASLPDAIRPEAEAPPAVVAESFRVFCCGVVDAVADLTPIVKPQAAFFEQLGPAGMGALGAVIEHARAAGLLVCVDGKRNDIGSTAEAYADGWLGRSSAWGGDALTVSPYLGDDSLEPFTKLAAERDAGVFVLVKTSNPGGKLWQDRQIDGRPLYRHVGEHVESLAAAAAADCGYGVAGAVVGATYPEQLAELRAAMPHTWFLIPGFGAQGGSAADTAGGFDANGLGAVVNSSRGVIFAHAKPEHAGRDWQDAVRAAAAEAVEQFRAETPTGGL comes from the coding sequence ATGCCCCACTTCATGGACGCCCTCGCCGCCGCGGTCCGCGCCAAGCGTAGCCCGCTGATGGTCGGTCTCGACCCGCGGCTCGCTTCGCTGCCGGACGCGATTCGCCCCGAGGCCGAGGCGCCTCCTGCCGTGGTGGCCGAGTCGTTCCGCGTCTTCTGCTGCGGCGTGGTTGATGCGGTGGCCGACCTCACGCCGATCGTTAAGCCGCAAGCGGCGTTCTTTGAGCAGCTTGGGCCGGCGGGGATGGGGGCGCTCGGCGCCGTGATCGAGCACGCCCGCGCGGCCGGCCTGTTGGTCTGCGTCGACGGCAAACGGAACGACATCGGCTCCACGGCCGAGGCGTACGCCGATGGCTGGTTGGGACGTTCGTCCGCCTGGGGCGGCGACGCCCTCACGGTCAGCCCTTACCTCGGCGACGACAGCCTCGAGCCGTTCACCAAGCTGGCCGCCGAGCGCGACGCCGGCGTGTTTGTGCTGGTGAAGACCTCGAACCCCGGCGGCAAGCTCTGGCAAGACCGCCAGATCGACGGCCGGCCTCTCTACCGCCACGTCGGCGAGCACGTCGAGTCGCTCGCCGCCGCTGCTGCGGCCGACTGCGGCTACGGCGTCGCCGGCGCCGTGGTCGGGGCGACCTACCCGGAGCAACTCGCCGAGCTGCGTGCGGCGATGCCGCACACGTGGTTCTTGATCCCCGGCTTCGGCGCCCAGGGGGGCAGCGCGGCCGACACGGCAGGCGGTTTTGACGCCAACGGCCTCGGCGCCGTGGTGAACAGCTCGCGCGGCGTGATCTTCGCCCATGCCAAGCCCGAGCACGCCGGCCGCGATTGGCAAGACGCCGTCCGTGCGGCGGCCGCCGAAGCGGTTGAGCAGTTCCGCGCTGAAACGCCCACGGGCGGGTTGTAA
- a CDS encoding efflux RND transporter permease subunit: MLSRFFIDRPIFATVIALVTVIAGGALVWVLPVAQYPEVVPPTVQVSAIYPGANATVVSNTVATPIEQEVNGVEGMIYMQSTSASDGSYNLTVTFEQGVDLDIASVLVQNRVAVATPRLPQEVTQQGVTTKKKSTSITMVISLTSPDDQYDSVFLGNYATIHLRDELSRVDGVGEVRVFGGADYSMRVWLDPNKLKARSLTTQDVVAAIREQNVQVAAGQIGQPPAPAGQNFQLTINTLGRLSDESQFENLIIKSEGDGRFTRVKDVARVELGAKDYNVATFETGRTATAILIYQLPDANALDVVANVRKAMDGLSEDFPQGMEHRYMVDSTEFVNASIKEVYLTLLQAIALVVVTIFVFLQDWRSTLIPVITIPVSLIGTFAVMALFGSSINMITLFGLVLAIGIVVDDAIVVVENTARLIEKGLSPRDAAVKAMEEVTGPVIATTLVLLAVFVPTAMLGGITGELYRQFSLTISAATVLSSINALTLSPAMCALLLRPSKGRPNLFFRGFNRVYGGTEWVYAGVVGVLVRRVSIGLLLFAALGVLTGWSFLQLPTGFLPVEDQGYLFCNIQLPDAASLERTEEVTRKIDKMLEETPGVRSWVTINGFSLLDSAIGSNSAAVFVRLEPWDDRTSPQLQQGAILGGLYQRFAAIQEAQILAFPRPSIDGLGSGTGFEMRLQDRGGLGLPTLSALTNEVVSDANAQSGLGRVNSTFRASVPQLFVDVDRDKVKRLDVPLSQVFDTLQTYLGSSYVNDFNKFGRTYQVRVQADHQFRVESDDIKQLDVRNAQGQMAPVGAFVDVEETVGPQLIQRYNLYPSAPITGEPAPGYSSGQALELMEQLVESKAPAGASYEWTGISYQEKQVGSERIVIFVLAIVFVFLVLAAQYESWTSPLAVVAVAPLAVLGAAAAIAVRGMDVNVYTQIGLVLLVALASKNAILIVEFASQLREEGNTIVESAREAARLRFRAILMTSFSFILGVVPLLIAAGAGAASRQAVGTAVFGGMIAATAFSVLFVPTFFVVMRSIAEIRSKQLGETLPNGQE, from the coding sequence ATGCTCTCCCGCTTCTTTATCGACCGGCCGATCTTCGCGACCGTCATCGCCCTGGTGACGGTCATCGCCGGCGGCGCGCTGGTGTGGGTGCTGCCCGTCGCGCAGTACCCCGAAGTCGTGCCCCCCACGGTGCAGGTCTCGGCCATCTACCCCGGCGCCAACGCCACCGTGGTTTCGAACACCGTCGCCACGCCGATCGAGCAGGAGGTCAACGGCGTCGAGGGCATGATCTACATGCAGTCGACCAGCGCCAGCGACGGCTCGTACAACTTGACGGTCACGTTCGAGCAGGGCGTCGACCTCGACATCGCCTCGGTGCTTGTGCAGAACCGCGTGGCGGTGGCCACGCCGCGGTTGCCGCAGGAGGTCACCCAGCAGGGCGTGACGACCAAGAAGAAGTCGACCAGCATCACGATGGTGATCTCGCTCACCTCGCCCGACGACCAGTACGACTCGGTTTTTCTGGGAAACTACGCCACGATCCACCTTCGTGACGAGCTGTCGCGCGTCGACGGGGTGGGCGAGGTGAGGGTCTTCGGCGGGGCCGATTACAGCATGCGGGTCTGGCTCGACCCCAACAAGCTCAAGGCCCGCAGCCTCACGACCCAAGATGTCGTGGCCGCCATCCGCGAGCAGAACGTGCAGGTCGCCGCGGGCCAGATCGGCCAGCCGCCGGCGCCCGCCGGGCAGAACTTCCAGTTGACGATCAACACGCTCGGTCGGCTCAGCGACGAGAGCCAGTTCGAGAACCTTATTATCAAGAGCGAGGGTGACGGCCGCTTCACCCGCGTCAAAGACGTCGCCCGTGTGGAGCTCGGCGCCAAGGACTACAACGTCGCCACGTTCGAGACCGGCCGCACCGCCACGGCGATCTTGATCTACCAGTTGCCCGACGCCAACGCGTTGGACGTCGTGGCCAACGTCCGCAAGGCGATGGACGGCCTCAGCGAGGACTTCCCGCAAGGGATGGAGCACCGCTACATGGTCGACTCGACCGAGTTCGTCAACGCGTCGATCAAGGAGGTCTACCTCACGCTGCTGCAGGCGATCGCCCTGGTCGTCGTGACGATCTTCGTCTTCCTGCAAGACTGGCGTTCGACGCTGATCCCTGTGATCACGATCCCCGTGTCGCTCATCGGCACGTTCGCCGTGATGGCGCTTTTCGGATCGTCGATCAACATGATCACGCTGTTCGGCCTGGTGCTGGCCATCGGCATCGTTGTGGACGACGCCATCGTGGTGGTCGAGAACACCGCCCGGCTGATCGAGAAGGGCCTCTCGCCGCGTGACGCGGCCGTCAAGGCGATGGAGGAGGTCACCGGCCCGGTCATCGCCACCACGCTCGTGCTGCTGGCGGTGTTCGTCCCCACGGCGATGCTCGGCGGCATCACCGGCGAGCTCTACCGGCAATTCTCGCTCACGATATCGGCCGCCACGGTCCTCAGCTCCATCAACGCGTTGACGCTCAGCCCCGCGATGTGCGCCTTGCTGCTGCGGCCGAGCAAGGGCCGGCCGAACCTGTTCTTCCGCGGCTTCAACCGCGTGTACGGCGGGACCGAGTGGGTTTACGCCGGCGTGGTTGGCGTGCTGGTCCGGCGGGTCTCGATCGGGCTTCTGCTGTTCGCCGCCCTTGGCGTGCTCACCGGCTGGAGCTTCTTGCAGCTGCCGACCGGGTTCTTGCCCGTGGAGGATCAGGGCTATCTGTTCTGCAACATCCAGCTGCCCGACGCGGCGTCGCTCGAGCGGACCGAGGAAGTGACGCGCAAGATCGACAAGATGCTCGAAGAGACGCCCGGCGTGCGCAGCTGGGTCACCATCAACGGCTTTTCGCTGCTCGACAGCGCCATCGGCTCCAACTCGGCCGCCGTGTTCGTCCGCTTAGAACCGTGGGATGACCGCACCTCGCCGCAGCTGCAGCAGGGGGCGATCCTCGGCGGGCTTTACCAACGCTTCGCGGCGATCCAAGAAGCCCAGATCCTGGCCTTCCCGCGGCCCTCGATCGACGGCCTCGGCTCGGGCACCGGCTTCGAGATGCGGTTGCAAGACCGCGGCGGCCTCGGCTTGCCGACCCTCAGCGCGCTGACCAATGAGGTGGTCTCCGACGCCAACGCCCAGTCGGGACTGGGACGGGTGAACTCGACCTTCCGGGCGAGTGTGCCGCAGCTCTTTGTCGACGTCGACCGCGACAAAGTGAAGAGGCTCGACGTGCCCCTGTCGCAGGTGTTCGACACGCTGCAGACCTACCTCGGCTCGTCTTACGTGAACGACTTCAACAAGTTCGGTCGCACCTATCAGGTGCGCGTGCAGGCCGACCACCAGTTCCGGGTCGAGTCGGACGACATCAAGCAGCTCGACGTGCGCAACGCCCAGGGCCAGATGGCGCCCGTGGGCGCCTTTGTCGATGTCGAAGAGACGGTCGGCCCGCAGCTCATCCAGCGTTACAACCTCTACCCGTCGGCCCCGATCACCGGCGAGCCGGCGCCGGGCTACAGCTCGGGCCAGGCGCTGGAGCTGATGGAGCAGCTCGTCGAGTCCAAGGCCCCGGCCGGCGCCTCTTACGAGTGGACCGGCATCTCGTACCAGGAGAAGCAGGTCGGCTCGGAGCGGATCGTCATCTTCGTGCTCGCCATCGTCTTTGTGTTCCTCGTGCTGGCGGCCCAGTACGAGAGCTGGACCAGCCCGCTCGCCGTGGTGGCCGTGGCGCCGCTCGCGGTGCTGGGGGCAGCCGCCGCGATTGCGGTGCGGGGCATGGACGTGAACGTCTACACGCAGATCGGCCTGGTGCTGCTCGTGGCGCTCGCCAGCAAGAACGCGATCCTCATCGTGGAGTTCGCCAGCCAGCTGCGTGAGGAGGGCAACACGATCGTCGAGTCGGCCCGCGAGGCGGCCCGGCTCCGCTTCCGGGCGATCTTGATGACCTCCTTCTCGTTCATCTTGGGAGTCGTGCCGCTGCTGATCGCCGCCGGCGCCGGCGCGGCCAGCCGACAGGCTGTGGGGACGGCGGTGTTCGGCGGCATGATCGCCGCGACCGCCTTCTCGGTGCTCTTCGTGCCGACGTTCTTCGTCGTGATGCGCAGCATCGCCGAGATCCGCTCCAAGCAACTCGGCGAGACGCTCCCTAATGGCCAGGAATAA
- the atpD gene encoding F0F1 ATP synthase subunit beta, which yields MSTATQTVGRITQIIGSTFDVEFPENALPPIYNAVKIVSEHKGITINLTGEVQQHLGGGRVRCIALGSTDGLVRGQDVTDLGEPVSVPVGEATLGRVFNVTGDPVDGRGPVNADERWSIHRKAPDLKDLSTKTELFETGIKVVDLLTPFVRGGKAGLFGGAGLGKTVILTELIARIAKEHGGYSVFAGVGERTREGTDLWLEMQETKMGGDGDKSVIDQTCMVFGQMNEPPGSRLRVALSALTMAEYFRDKTGADTLLFVDNIFRFSQAGSEVSALLGRMPSAVGYQPTLASEMGALQERIASTNNGAITSVQAVYVPADDPTDPAPATAFGQLDAFLYLERSISEKGIYPAVDPLASSSRILDPQYVGDEHYNCARRVQTTLQRYRELQDIIAILGVDELPEEDKQIVHRARRIERFLSQPFYVAEVFTGKSGEFTSIADTIRSFNEICDGKWDHLPESAFMYVGPIEQAEEQWKKNKK from the coding sequence ATGTCGACCGCCACACAAACCGTTGGACGCATCACGCAGATCATCGGCTCGACGTTCGATGTCGAGTTTCCTGAGAACGCTTTGCCGCCGATCTACAACGCGGTGAAGATCGTCTCGGAGCACAAGGGCATCACGATCAACCTCACCGGCGAGGTGCAGCAGCACCTCGGCGGCGGGCGCGTTCGCTGCATCGCCTTGGGCTCGACCGACGGGTTGGTCCGTGGCCAGGACGTGACCGACCTCGGCGAGCCGGTGTCGGTTCCCGTGGGCGAGGCCACTCTCGGCCGGGTGTTCAACGTCACCGGCGACCCGGTCGACGGCCGCGGCCCGGTCAACGCCGACGAGCGTTGGTCGATCCACCGCAAGGCGCCCGACCTGAAGGACCTGTCGACCAAGACCGAGCTCTTCGAGACCGGCATCAAGGTCGTCGACCTGCTCACCCCGTTCGTCCGCGGCGGCAAGGCCGGCCTGTTCGGCGGCGCCGGCCTGGGCAAGACGGTCATCCTCACCGAGCTGATCGCCCGTATCGCCAAGGAGCACGGCGGCTACTCGGTGTTCGCCGGCGTCGGCGAGCGGACCCGCGAAGGGACCGACCTGTGGCTCGAGATGCAAGAGACCAAGATGGGCGGCGACGGCGACAAGAGCGTCATCGACCAGACCTGCATGGTGTTCGGCCAGATGAACGAGCCGCCGGGGTCGCGTCTCCGCGTCGCGCTCTCCGCGCTGACGATGGCCGAGTACTTCCGCGACAAGACCGGCGCCGACACGCTGCTGTTTGTCGACAACATCTTCCGCTTCTCGCAAGCGGGCTCCGAGGTGTCGGCCTTGTTGGGCCGCATGCCGTCGGCAGTCGGCTACCAGCCGACGCTGGCCAGCGAGATGGGCGCCCTGCAAGAGCGGATCGCCTCGACCAACAACGGCGCCATCACCTCGGTGCAGGCCGTTTACGTGCCGGCCGACGACCCGACCGACCCGGCGCCCGCCACGGCGTTCGGCCAGCTCGACGCGTTCCTTTACCTGGAGCGTTCGATCTCGGAGAAGGGCATCTACCCGGCGGTCGACCCGCTCGCCTCGTCGAGCCGCATCCTCGACCCGCAGTACGTGGGCGACGAGCACTACAACTGCGCCCGCCGCGTGCAGACCACCCTGCAGCGTTACCGCGAGCTGCAAGACATCATCGCGATCCTCGGCGTCGACGAGCTGCCCGAGGAAGACAAGCAGATCGTGCACCGCGCCCGCCGCATCGAGCGGTTCCTGTCGCAGCCGTTCTACGTGGCCGAGGTCTTCACCGGCAAGAGCGGCGAGTTCACGTCGATTGCCGACACGATCCGCAGCTTCAACGAGATCTGCGACGGCAAGTGGGACCACCTGCCCGAGAGCGCGTTCATGTACGTCGGCCCGATCGAGCAGGCCGAAGAGCAGTGGAAGAAGAACAAGAAGTAA
- the atpG gene encoding ATP synthase F1 subunit gamma yields the protein MANPRALDKRRKSVRNMRKITRTMELIATARFKQAMDRASAATSYTNQVSKLVSDLAGAGLEVSHPLLEGREETKRAKLLVLTANRGFCGGFVGNLVRAGVKRWADLQEVTPELTLEVSGKKGIGMFKSRGHSPDVEYMQFEDKPRYDQVEEIASRYLEEYITGKIDRLDVVYTRFESIARQSVAIETLLPLGSLAVAETADPAEQGANTSYEFLPSPESILEEVVPTSFKVKLFKCFLDSAVSEQIARMVAMKGATENAGDLIKQLSMQYNRARQGRITNELMDLIGGVEAIS from the coding sequence ATGGCCAACCCTAGAGCACTCGACAAACGCCGCAAATCGGTCCGCAACATGCGGAAGATCACGCGGACGATGGAGCTGATCGCCACCGCGCGGTTCAAGCAGGCGATGGACCGCGCTTCGGCCGCCACCTCCTACACGAACCAGGTGAGCAAGCTCGTTTCCGATCTGGCCGGAGCCGGCTTGGAGGTCAGCCACCCTCTGCTGGAGGGCCGCGAGGAGACCAAGCGGGCCAAGCTGTTGGTGCTCACCGCCAACCGCGGCTTCTGCGGCGGGTTCGTTGGCAACCTGGTCCGTGCCGGCGTGAAGCGTTGGGCCGACCTCCAGGAGGTCACGCCCGAGCTCACCCTCGAGGTGAGCGGCAAGAAGGGCATCGGCATGTTCAAGAGCCGCGGCCACTCGCCCGACGTCGAGTACATGCAGTTCGAGGACAAGCCGCGTTACGATCAGGTCGAAGAGATCGCCAGCCGCTACTTGGAAGAGTACATCACCGGCAAGATCGACCGCCTGGACGTGGTCTACACCCGGTTCGAGAGCATCGCCCGCCAATCGGTGGCGATCGAAACACTGCTGCCGCTCGGCTCGCTCGCTGTGGCCGAAACGGCCGACCCCGCCGAGCAGGGCGCCAACACCTCCTACGAGTTCTTGCCGTCGCCCGAGAGCATCCTCGAAGAGGTTGTCCCCACGAGTTTCAAGGTCAAGCTGTTCAAGTGCTTCTTGGACTCGGCCGTGAGCGAGCAGATCGCCCGCATGGTCGCCATGAAGGGCGCCACGGAGAACGCCGGCGACCTGATCAAGCAGCTGAGCATGCAGTACAACCGCGCCCGCCAAGGCCGCATCACCAACGAGCTGATGGACCTGATCGGCGGCGTCGAAGCGATCAGTTAA